One region of Agelaius phoeniceus isolate bAgePho1 chromosome 12, bAgePho1.hap1, whole genome shotgun sequence genomic DNA includes:
- the CENPT gene encoding LOW QUALITY PROTEIN: centromere protein T (The sequence of the model RefSeq protein was modified relative to this genomic sequence to represent the inferred CDS: deleted 2 bases in 1 codon): MASRGGGTPAASGASGPAELQLPQGPRGLSPPPPPPPRNYADHNAPRRRRNYPPHTAPRPLPARARVSREAAGGGSRSAVTGPIMADGRSRARPGLRRSGHNTRAAAQTGSSVENKSKSVRSTLAKQRLGVFPDLRNGTPRLMLKRVMQNQPQVSPLAPQISNHEDTEEAHSEVPPKRVSSMGELQLPDVAPEDTSVTVFHMKKKRRKFSISEFEKAAERRLPQYQAQSTLDSTVLTRSLRMSVGSLLAPDTVEKRGLLRRPKTRKAVDMQAFEGRVEQNLLKSKGQNDLVDSQSASGIRTSMLTSDAEMMMNSTELFVQPQLDEESQNKLSALEPQLSDSKTSAQRSPVSDADQEAARLEGLVSSVNTNQGTKRYSKSSSLDDEHVERVTHVSPETPEKQGEEKQDHSQQSNPGAQISVTEEEVVCTAEHGASAGHSEHLEKKLAEKAELQITAAQNSRGETEMAPSAGEEVEEGSTGAHSSPRAEREITGGIGAESLGRHSHAFSSFKKPEMSPVSETEQGDELQDQAMMLNLDSSVEEPAEDEAEHPASEEVSMKTPAFVRAPAHNLLLSAKPAQPAAPRSPLKLLQPKTVPKRLGTSQKKPREPQVPRSLIKEIFRHFAKMPVTRDAIQIVEKCSDRYFKQLSDDLEAYSHHAGRKTVEAADLEVLMRRQGLVTDKMPLRVLIERYLPLEYRRLLIPVAVSGNKVLPCK, encoded by the exons ATGGCCTCGCGGGGCGGGGGGACACCCGCGGCGAGCGGGGCGAGCGGCCCCGCCGAACTACAGCTCCCACAAGGCCCGCGCGGCCtctcgccgccgccgccgccgccgccccggaaCTACGCGGACCACAATGCACCGCGCCGCCGGCGGAACTACCCGCCCCACACTGCGCCGCGGCCCCTCCCG GCGCGCGCGCGTGTCTCGCGAGAGGCGGCGGGAGGCGGGAGCCGTTCGGCCGTTACCGGGCCCATCATGGCTGACGGGCGGTCCCGGGCTAGGCCCGGCCTCAGGCGCAGCGGCCACAACACGCGGGCGGCGGCACAG ACTGGATCGAGTGTAGAAAATAAGAGTAAATCTGTCAGGAGCACCTTGGCAAAGCAGAGACTGGGAGTGTTCCCTGATCTCAGAAATGGCACCCCACGGCTTATGCTCAAGAGAGTCATGCAGAACC AGCCCCAGGTTTCACCGCTGGCACCTCAGATATCTAACCATGAAGACACAGAAGAAGCTCATTCAGAAGTCCCACCTAAGAGGGTTTCTAGCAT GGGGGAATTgcagctgccagatgttgctcCTGAGGACACATCTGTCACTGTGTTCCACatgaaaaagaagagaaggaaattcagcatttctgaatttgagaaagcagcagagagacGACTTCCCCAGTACCAAG CTCAGTCAACGTTGGACAGCACAGTTCTGACTCG GTCCCTTCGTATGTCTGTGGGTTCCTTGCTGGCCCCAGACACCGTTGAGAAGAGGGGCTTGCTGCGGAGGCCCAAAACCCGCAAGGCTGTTGACATGCAAGCCTTTGAAGGCAGGGTGGAACAGAACCTGCTGAAGAGCAAAG GACAGAATGATCTTGTGGACTCACAGTCTGCATCTGGGATTCGAACAAGCATGCTGACCAGTGATGCAGAAATGATGATGAATAGCACAGAGCTCTTTGTTCAGCCCCAGCTGGATGAAGAGAGCCAAAATAAATTGTCTGCTCTTGAACCCCAGCTGTCAGATTCAAAAACTTCAGCACAGAGGAGCCCAGTTTCTGATGCAGATCAAGAGGCAGCAAGACTGGAGGGCCTGGTATCCAGTGTGAACACAAACCAGGGAACCAAAAGATACTCCAAGAGCTCAAGCCTTGATGATGAGCATGTTGAAAGAGTGACTCATGTGTCTCCAGAAACCCCTGAAAAACagggagaagaaaagcaagATCACTCCCAGCAGAGTAACCCAGGGGCACAGATTTCTGTTACTGAAGAAGAGGTGGTTTGCA CTGCAGAACATGGTGCAAGTGCGGGACATTCAGAACATTTGGAGAAGAAACTGGCTGAAAAAGCAGAATTGCAGATAACTGCAGCACAGAACAGCAGAGGTgaaacagaaatggctccttcagcaggagaggAAGTGGAAGAAGGCAGCACTGGAGCCCACAGCTCTCCCAGAGCTG AACGTGAGATTACTGGAGGCATTGGAGCTGAAAGTCTGGGCAGGCACTCTCATGCCTTTTCCTCATTTAAAAAACCTGAGATGAGTCCAGTAAGTGAAACTGAACAAGGAGATGAACTGCAGGACCAGGCTATGATGCTGAATTTGGATAGTTCAGTGGAAGAGCCTGCTGAGGATGAAGCTGAACACCCTGCAAGTGAAG AGGTTTCCATGAAGACTCCTGCGTTTGTCCGTGCTCCAGCCCACAACCTCCTGCTGTCAGCAAAACCTGCACaacctgctgctcccag GTCTCCCctgaagctgctgcagcctAAGACAGTTCCAAAGAGATTGGGAACATCCCAGAAGAAACCACGGGAGCCTCAAGTACCAAGGAGTTTGATAAAGGAGATATTCAGACATTTTGCTAAAATGCCAGTAACCAGAGATGCAATCCAAATTGTTGAAAAATG CTCAGACAGATACTTCAAGCAGCTGAGTGATGATCTGGAAGCTTACAGCCACCATGCAGGGAGGAAGACAGTGGAGGCAGCTGACCTGGAAGTCCTCATGAGAAG GCAGGGGCTGGTGACAGACAAGATGCCTCTGAGGGTGCTGATAGAGCGTTACCTCCCCCTGGAGTACCGCAGGCTCCTGATCCCCGTGGCAGTGAGTGGAAACAAAGTGCTGCCCTGCAAGTGA
- the THAP11 gene encoding THAP domain-containing protein 11, translating into MPGFTCCVPGCYNNSHRDKALHFYTFPKDEELRRLWLKNVSRAGVSGCFSTFQPTTGHRVCSEHFQGGRKSYLVRVPTIFPLRGVNERKAQRARRPRPAAAAAAAPQGPAAAAEAPAGGAAEDVKPIDLTVQVELGAAATIGPSPVRLPVPVPAAAAAGEESPVEGGPPDHSYSLSSGTTSEELLRKLNEQRDIIALLEVKMKEMKGSIRRLRLAEAQLREEIREKDRLLHAASAGTRKRHGL; encoded by the coding sequence ATGCCGGGCTTCACCTGCTGCGTACCGGGCTGCTACAACAACTCGCACCGCGACAAGGCGCTGCACTTCTACACCTTCCCCAAGGACGAGGAGCTGCGGCGCCTCTGGCTCAAGAACGTCTCCCGGGCGGGCGTCAGCGGCTGCTTCAGCACCTTCCAGCCCACCACGGGCCACCGCGTCTGCAGCGAGCACTTCCAGGGCGGCCGCAAGTCCTACCTGGTGCGGGTCCCCACCATCTTCCCGCTGCGCGGCGTCAACGAGCGCAAGGCTCAGCGGGCCcggcgcccccgccccgccgccgccgccgccgccgccccgcagggccccgcggccgccgccgagGCCCCTGCAGGGGGCGCGGCCGAGGACGTGAAGCCCATCGACCTGACGGTGCAGGTGGAGCTCGGGGCCGCCGCCACCATCGGGCCCAGCCCCGTGCGGCTGCCGGTGCCGGtaccggcggcggcggcggcgggggaggAGAGCCCGGTGGAGGGCGGCCCCCCCGATCACTCGTACTCGCTGTCGTCGGGCACCACGtcggaggagctgctgaggaagcTGAACGAGCAGCGCGACATCATCGCGCTGCTGGAGGTGAAGATGAAGGAGATGAAGGGCAGCATCCGCCGCCTGCGCCTGGCCGAGGCCCAGCTCCGCGAGGAGATCCGCGAGAAGGACCGGCTGCTCCACGCCGCCAGCGCCGGCACCCGCAAGCGCCACGGCCTCTGA
- the PLLP gene encoding plasmolipin — translation MSPVSTEQDTAARKVPVPRAAPAEHGQDTGSRDCHGGGRPLSAVPRYGDTAAHRERSAAPGGGSAACRGRRGGGSGGVSPAAPEPPAPRPRRGRAGAVPGPVRGMAGLPGAARARSASPGPPPALNGSFLLSPLGGLMCAQAVLGLLVWSLIAATTYHLHAAYGWVMFVSLFFWILTLLFLVTYLLQLHQKFYMVPWPLLLMICNAVATVLYLTAFVTCAAAVQPTSWRQWDYNRRAAASFFACVTMITYGVSTFFSFRAWKGLGSNAATSQVSDHA, via the exons ATGTCCCCGGTGAGCACCGAGCAGGACACGGCTGCACGGAAGGTTCCGGTGCCCcgggctgctccagcagagcatGGCCAGGATACGGGGAGCAGGGACTGTCACGGTGGGGGCCGCCCTTTGTCGGCGGTGCCCCGCTACGGGGACACGGCTGCACACCGGGAGCGCAGCGCGGCGCCGGGCGGAGGCTCCGCCGCttgccgggggcggcggggcgggggcagcGGCGGGGTCAGCCCGGCCGCCCCGGAGCCACCCGCGCCCCGCCCGCGGAGGGGCCGTGCCGGGGCCGTCCCGGGGCCGGTGCGCGGCATGGCGGGGCTGCCCGGCGCCGCCAGAGCCCGGAGCGCCTCGCCGGGCCCCCCCCCGGCCCTGAACGGCTCCTTCTTGCTCTCGCCGCTCGGGGGGCTGATGTGCGCCCAGGCC GTGCTCGGTTTGCTGGTGTGGTCTCTCATCGCGGCCACAACGTATCACCTGCACGCGGCGTACGGCTGGGTGATGTTTGTGTCCCTCTTCTTCTGGATCCTAACACTCCTTTTCTTGGTGACTTACCTCCTGCAGCTTCATCAGAAGTTCTACATGGTCCCCTGGCCCCTCCTG CTGATGATCTGCAACGCCGTGGCCACCGTGCTGTACCTCACCGCCTTCGTGACGTGCGCGGCCGCCGTGCAGCCCACGTCCTGGCGGCAGTGGGACTACAACCGGCGAGCCGCCGCCTCC TTCTTCGCCTGTGTCACCATGATCACCTACGGCGTGAGCACCTTCTTCAGCTTCCGCGCATGGAAGGGGCTGGGCAGCAACGCGGCCACCAGCCAAGTGAGCGACCACGCGTGA
- the ARL2BP gene encoding ADP-ribosylation factor-like protein 2-binding protein — translation METSDGESLGVATSTTSDEFDAVVGYLEDIIMDDDFQLIQRNFLEKHYQEFDDSEENKLIYTDIFNEYISLVEKYIEEKLLDRIRGFDMVAFTVSLQQHKDEMPGDIFDLLLTFTDFLAFKEMFLEYRAEKEGRSLDLSSALVVTSLNH, via the exons ATGGAGACTTCTGATGGAGAAAGTTTGGGTGTAGCCAC cTCCACCACTTCTGATGAGTTTGATGCAGTTGTTGGCTATCTGGAAGATATTATAATGG ATGATGATTTCCAGTTAATACAGAGGAATTTTTTGGAGAAGCACTACCAGGAGTTTGATGACTCAGAAGAAAACAAGCTCATCTATACAGACATTTTTAATGAATAT atctCTTTAGTAGAGAAATACATTGAAGAGAAGTTGCTTGATCGGATTCGTGGGTTTGATATGGTTGCTTTCACAGTGTCATTGCA ACAACACAAAGATGAAATGCCAGGTGATATATTTGATCTGCTTCTCACATTTACAGACTTTCTGGCTTTCAAAGAAATGTTCTTGGAATACAGAGCT GAAAAAGAAGGCCGAAGTCTGGATTTAAGCAGTGCGTTAGTGGTGACTTCATTAAACCATTAA